One Brassica napus cultivar Da-Ae chromosome A1, Da-Ae, whole genome shotgun sequence genomic region harbors:
- the LOC125576262 gene encoding lipid phosphate phosphatase epsilon 1, chloroplastic-like, translated as MVVLVKKIARRDGSEQSGSVEQEASINGSPEIRYEMVTGRGIETIFNSLSKWVVSILFASIILLRRDGTALWGIIGSVSNSALSMMLKRILNQARPATTSRTDPRMPSTHNIQVNYS; from the exons ATGGTcgttttagtcaaaaaaattgCTCGCAGAGACGGAAGCGAACAATCTGGGTCGGTCGAGCAAGAAGCTTCCATCAATGGGTCTCCAGAGATCCGGTACGAGATGGTAACCGGTCGTGGGATTGAAACCATCTTTAATAGTCTG AGCAAATGGGTTGTGTCTATTCTGTTTGCTTCCATCATTCTTCTGCGGCGTGATGGTACTGCCTTGTGGGGAATCATTGGATCTGTTTCGAATTCGGCTCTTTCAATGATGCTGAAGCGTATACTTAACCAAGCGAGGCCTGCTACAACCTCGCGTACTGATCCCAGGATGCCATCTACTCACAATATTCAAGTGAACTACTCATAA
- the LOC106422443 gene encoding S-protein homolog 9-like, whose amino-acid sequence MMNRLLCFQLVITLCFGLSYAKFYEKDSVHFNNSLNPNKVLKVHCISDQDDFGDHFLSPGQTYDFSFYESITKTKVDCDLWQGPDFRFHAKFRAYKGGGFIVHYGKKNFWDAREDGIYFTHGKELPKLEYNWSIQYLITPMN is encoded by the coding sequence ATGATGAATCGCCTTTTGTGTTTTCAGCTTGTCATTACATTGTGCTTTGGGTTGAGTTACGCCAAGTTCTACGAGAAAGACTCCGTACATTTTAATAACTCTCTTAATCCAAACAAGGTTCTCAAAGTTCATTGTATATCGGACCAAGATGACTTTGGCGACCACTTTTTAAGCCCGGGACAAACTTATGATTTTAGCTTTTATGAAAGTATTACGAAAACAAAGGTCGATTGTGACTTATGGCAGGGACCTGATTTCAGGTTTCATGCAAAGTTCAGGGCATATAAAGGTGGTGGATTCATCGTTCATTATGGCAAGAAAAACTTTTGGGATGCTAGAGAAGATGGGATTTACTTCACACATGGTAAAGAGTTACCCAAGTTGGAGTATAATTGGTCAATTCAGTATTTAATTACTCCAATGAACTGA
- the LOC106422397 gene encoding protein GID8 homolog isoform X1 produces MSLFRIFINQDDDDDDMATSKKVITREEWEKKLNAVKLRKQDMNTLVMNFLVTEGYVDAAAKFQTESATKPEIDLATITDRMAVKKAVQNGHVEDAIEKVNDLNPEILDTNPELFFHLQQQRLIELIRQGKTEEALEFAQEELAPRGEENQAFLQELEKTVALLVFEDASNSPVKDLLDISHRLKTASEVNAAILTSQSHEKDPKLPSLLKMLIWAQNQLDEKAVYPHINDLSTGQLQDPPE; encoded by the exons ATGTCATTGTTTCGGATCTTCATCAATCaggacgacgacgacgacgatatG GCTACTTCGAAGAAAGTGATCACGCGTGAAGAGTGGGAGAAGAAGCTAAACGCTGTCAAGCTTAGGAAACAAGACATGAACACTCTCGTCATGAACTTTCTTGTCACCGAGGGTTACGTTGACGCTGCTGCCAAGTTCCAAACGGAGTCTGCCACCAAAC CAGAGATCGATCTCGCCACCATCACTGATCGAATGGCTGTTAAAAAGGCTGTTCAAAACGGTCACGTCGAGGATGCTATTGAAAAAGTTAATGACTTGAATCCTGAG ATACTCGACACAAATCCGGAGCTCTTCTTTCATCTTCAGCAGCAAAGGTTGATTGAACTTATTCGACAAGGGAAGACTGAAGAAGCCTTGGAGTTTGCTCAGGAGGAACTTGCTCCACGTGGCGAAGAAAAC CAAGCGTTTCTCCAAGAACTGGAAAAAACTGTAGCGCTGCTTGTTTTTGAAGATGCCTCTAACTCTCCTGTTAAAGATCTTCTTGACATCTCCCACCGTCTTAAGACAGCAAGTGAAGTGAATGCAGCTATTCTCACTAGCCAGAGTCATGAAAAAG ATCCGAAACTTCCAAGCTTGTTGAAGATGCTGATTTGGGCTCAGAACCAGCTGGATGAGAAAGCAGTGTATCCGCACATCAATGATTTGTCTACTGGCCAGCTCCAAGACCCGCCAGAATAA
- the LOC106422397 gene encoding protein GID8 homolog isoform X2 gives MSLFRIFINQDDDDDDMATSKKVITREEWEKKLNAVKLRKQDMNTLVMNFLVTEGYVDAAAKFQTESATKPEIDLATITDRMAVKKAVQNGHVEDAIEKVNDLNPEILDTNPELFFHLQQQRLIELIRQGKTEEALEFAQEELAPRGEENQAFLQELEKTVALLVFEDASNSPVKDLLDISHRLKTASEVNAAILTSQSHEKVNG, from the exons ATGTCATTGTTTCGGATCTTCATCAATCaggacgacgacgacgacgatatG GCTACTTCGAAGAAAGTGATCACGCGTGAAGAGTGGGAGAAGAAGCTAAACGCTGTCAAGCTTAGGAAACAAGACATGAACACTCTCGTCATGAACTTTCTTGTCACCGAGGGTTACGTTGACGCTGCTGCCAAGTTCCAAACGGAGTCTGCCACCAAAC CAGAGATCGATCTCGCCACCATCACTGATCGAATGGCTGTTAAAAAGGCTGTTCAAAACGGTCACGTCGAGGATGCTATTGAAAAAGTTAATGACTTGAATCCTGAG ATACTCGACACAAATCCGGAGCTCTTCTTTCATCTTCAGCAGCAAAGGTTGATTGAACTTATTCGACAAGGGAAGACTGAAGAAGCCTTGGAGTTTGCTCAGGAGGAACTTGCTCCACGTGGCGAAGAAAAC CAAGCGTTTCTCCAAGAACTGGAAAAAACTGTAGCGCTGCTTGTTTTTGAAGATGCCTCTAACTCTCCTGTTAAAGATCTTCTTGACATCTCCCACCGTCTTAAGACAGCAAGTGAAGTGAATGCAGCTATTCTCACTAGCCAGAGTCATGAAAAAG TAAATGGTTGA
- the LOC106422397 gene encoding protein GID8 homolog isoform X3, whose translation MATSKKVITREEWEKKLNAVKLRKQDMNTLVMNFLVTEGYVDAAAKFQTESATKPEIDLATITDRMAVKKAVQNGHVEDAIEKVNDLNPEILDTNPELFFHLQQQRLIELIRQGKTEEALEFAQEELAPRGEENQAFLQELEKTVALLVFEDASNSPVKDLLDISHRLKTASEVNAAILTSQSHEKDPKLPSLLKMLIWAQNQLDEKAVYPHINDLSTGQLQDPPE comes from the exons atG GCTACTTCGAAGAAAGTGATCACGCGTGAAGAGTGGGAGAAGAAGCTAAACGCTGTCAAGCTTAGGAAACAAGACATGAACACTCTCGTCATGAACTTTCTTGTCACCGAGGGTTACGTTGACGCTGCTGCCAAGTTCCAAACGGAGTCTGCCACCAAAC CAGAGATCGATCTCGCCACCATCACTGATCGAATGGCTGTTAAAAAGGCTGTTCAAAACGGTCACGTCGAGGATGCTATTGAAAAAGTTAATGACTTGAATCCTGAG ATACTCGACACAAATCCGGAGCTCTTCTTTCATCTTCAGCAGCAAAGGTTGATTGAACTTATTCGACAAGGGAAGACTGAAGAAGCCTTGGAGTTTGCTCAGGAGGAACTTGCTCCACGTGGCGAAGAAAAC CAAGCGTTTCTCCAAGAACTGGAAAAAACTGTAGCGCTGCTTGTTTTTGAAGATGCCTCTAACTCTCCTGTTAAAGATCTTCTTGACATCTCCCACCGTCTTAAGACAGCAAGTGAAGTGAATGCAGCTATTCTCACTAGCCAGAGTCATGAAAAAG ATCCGAAACTTCCAAGCTTGTTGAAGATGCTGATTTGGGCTCAGAACCAGCTGGATGAGAAAGCAGTGTATCCGCACATCAATGATTTGTCTACTGGCCAGCTCCAAGACCCGCCAGAATAA
- the LOC106422469 gene encoding uncharacterized protein LOC106422469, which produces MRELESFKMTSLYQNLQWPPVGAPTNIRQEEPWRSQFNDPVNAVSFGFIATAILISMFIVMAIFEMLIRATTTNSHSSPGQVLSDLESRVGLNGLAFSKFGCESPKLGVYSKGVSVLMPGDNVPTFIAYHAPVPVPVPALADKKSNTPSSSSNSIQEC; this is translated from the exons ATGAGAGAGCTAGAGAGCTTCAAAATGACGTCACTATATCAGAACCTTCAATGGCCACCAGTGGGAGCTCCAACGAATATCCGACAAGAGGAGCCATGGAGATCTCAGTTCAACGATCCAGTCAACGCTGTTTCCTTTGGTTTTATCGCCACCGCCATTCTCATCTCAATGTTCATCGTCATGGCCATCTTCGAAATGCTTATTCGAGCCACCACCACTAACTCACATTCTTCTCCGGGTCAGGTCCTTTCGGATCTAGAGTCGCGGGTGGGGCTCAATGGCCTTGCATTTTCTAAGTTTGGTTGCGAATCTCCCAAG TTAGGTGTGTACTCAAAAGGGGTCTCGGTGTTAATGCCAGGAGACAATGTACCTACATTCATTGCTTACCATGCACCCGTACCCGTACCCGTACCCGCACTTGCAGACAAAAAGTCCAACACTCCAAGTTCCAGCTCAAACTCCATTCAAGAATGTTAA
- the LOC106422460 gene encoding uncharacterized protein LOC106422460, protein MGCCVSSGTADRTNENVSDKNTTIGEEETVVKEVLSETAFHTTSSSVQNSVMDDPVKRKIRGREEEKLKAAPDSCMTRPDSNDPEEGSEVSEICSLSLSESVSSTAVMNGYGEEEVKQRKSQRSPAKTRIRVTGNNYPTRRTDQSPRKRNNGVCNSNTGARVGSGMRDPGERSGRRSRSPATNRSVMDSDQSRVGGARTRKNGQSPGRVRLDPNKNTSDQQPYQNHGYTTEELLENPLVSLECFIFL, encoded by the coding sequence atgggTTGCTGCGTTAGCTCCGGTACAGCTGATCGGACCAACGAGAACGTGTCCGACAAGAACACGACCATTGGCGAAGAAGAAACGGTCGTCAAAGAAGTCTTGTCAGAGACAGCATTTCACACTACTTCCTCTAGTGTCCAAAACTCAGTCATGGATGATCCGGTGAAAAGGAAGATCCGAGGAAGAGAGGAGGAAAAACTGAAAGCTGCTCCGGATTCGTGTATGACCCGACCCGACTCGAATGACCCGGAAGAAGGATCAGAGGTTTCGGAGATATGTAGCTTGAGCTTGAGTGAGAGTGTTTCTTCGACGGCTGTGATGAATGGGTACGGTGAGGAAGAAGTGAAGCAGAGGAAATCTCAGAGATCTCCGGCTAAAACTCGGATCCGGGTCACGGGTAATAATTATCCGACCCGTAGAACCGATCAGTCTCCTCGTAAGAGAAACAACGGAGTGTGTAATAGTAATACTGGAGCGAGAGTCGGGTCGGGTATGAGAGACCCGGGTGAGAGATCCGGAAGAAGGTCGAGATCGCCGGCGACGAATAGATCCGTGATGGATTCGGATCAGAGTCGGGTGGGTGGGGCAAGGACTCGTAAGAATGGTCAGTCTCCGGGTCGGGTTAGGTTAGATCCGAATAAAAACACTTCGGATCAGCAACCATATCAAAACCACGGTTATACCACTGAAGAGTTGTTAGAGAACCCACTTGTTTCATTAGAGTGTTTCATATTTCTCTGA